Sequence from the Ictalurus punctatus breed USDA103 chromosome 10, Coco_2.0, whole genome shotgun sequence genome:
tatatatatatatatatatatatataaacattctaAAATACTGAGGTGTTGTTCTGTGAAGCACTGGCCTGTCCAGACAAGCCAGGTGACATGCTGAGACATCCTCACCTGAGACATTCCTTACTCAAGAATAGCCTGTTTGAAGATTATGCAAACATTCATGCGAGTATCGTGAAGTTCTTGCGGTTTTCAGAAGGAAACAGGGCCTCTTCACACACCACCCACCCAGTGGTTTTGGTTTTAATCATCTGCGGAAATGATGAAAGTCAATGAAGAGGATTGGGACAGGCTTAGTAGGCCTACTATTGCATTTAAGATCCACCACAAACAAACTCCAATTGAGAAGAAGCGTTGTATTAGTCGTTGGACATACATAACAACGGTTCACGCCATCATAAGAGGAGTAACGGTGATGTGGTCAAagttttttgtttcgttttttttttttttttggtagtcaGCATGTTCTTTTGGTGAAAATAAGGAACTGTGTACAAGGAAAGCACGTATTGGTTGATTTTGTGATGCTTTGCGACTGATTTGCATCTCTTGTGAAAATTAATAGAACATTAAGTATGAAGGTTTTCAGCCCAAAACATTGTCACGTCTGTCAAGTTAGAACTTAAGTAAGTAAGGTGATGACCACAAAGGGGCCGAGGGTATGAGGACACCTGGGCATCGCACacgtatgtggttcttctccaaactgtttccacgaagttggaagcacacagttgtttagaatgtctttatatgttgTAGCGTTACAATCTCCCTTCTCTGGAACTAAATCCAGGTTCACGCTGTATGATTATTTCCACGATGTGACCATCTAAGACAAATTTTAAGAGTTCCTATAATCccaggccaaaatctgtagtctttgatcgctagtttgacACGTTCCCCGACAGCCGATTAACGGCCGTTGAGATCAAAGTTTCCCTCCGATTTGATTTGAGGCACAATCCTGTAGTCTGGCGTCCCCTAATCAGTACGAGTCTTCTTACGTGCATCCGTTTTTCACGTCTTGACTGTCGTccagtctgacattaatgacagctgagatcctacagtgtgacgtggcttacagcggggatcgtgtttatacagtctgacaagcaacagtcgcaaacgatattaaaaaaaatgctccGTGAAAGCATGCTTTGCCAAAGGTGGTGTAGAACAGGGGTCCCCAACCCAGTTCCTCGAAATCTACCCTTCCTgtaggtttcatctccaaccaaacaCGCCTGTTTTTGCTGATCAAGCACTTCTTAATGCAACGATTACATGCTCAGATGGTTGGCGCTAAGGTTTTCAGGAAGGTAGAAGAATTTGAATGTTCTGCATatagagtcctgacctcaacctcactgaacacctttgggaagaACTGTACCCCGGACCTCTTCGCCCGAATGAACACAATTCCCCATATCCACGCTCCAAAACGCTTCAGATAAACTACAAAAGGTGAACAAGTCAAGAGTTTAGGAATGGGATGCACTCGGTACTCTGGTGTCTATGTACTTTTGGCTTAGTGACAGAAATTCACAGCGGCAAAGGAAAGGTCAGTGACGGTAATAGCCAAGCAGTGAAATAGTCAGGGAAGTGAAGACTTCCCTCTGTTAGAAAATATGAGGAACCATGAAATGCAATCGGTACAACAGCAGGGAAGTGcctgaccatctaaaccagcaCTAATCAGCAGTTCATAGATTTGACCACTTCACTGTGCACTAAAAAGTTAATAAGGGTAGAAGGATAACACTTAAAAGTGCACTAGAACTCCATGCACTTCTTACAGCCATGAGTTTTAGTGCTATCTCGCTTCCCATTGGTTCAGACGCACTTCCGGTATGTGATGTTTACAGAACTGTTCCAGGAACCTACAGTAGATGGGATGCGACGGAATGTGTCTTCTGCAAGGACTTTGCAGAGCAGCTCGAGCTCTGTGTAATCCTCTAAAGCGTGGAGAATATCCGGTCATAATGTCAGCTCGTGTTTGTAGCGATTGCTCTGGATTTGAGGAAGTCACATTGATGTTAGAGCACACGAGTGAAACACGGGTGAAGAGCGAATCTAGTGTGAGGCAGAGGAGCGTGGAGAGCACTGAGTCTCCGGGGAGAGACACTCTTTCCGAGCAGGACAGACTCGTTCATAGTCTTCACCAGGACGCATGCAAGGTGAGTGCGTCGAGGCGGGTTTAAACCCTCAATCTGCCTCTGGTATAAAACTGGCTGGACTCTGGATAGTcacaaattaagggaccgtctctaaagttacaaaCTTTACTTTCATGGTGTATACGTTTCTAACTCCAATAGCGTTTGAACAGAGTGACTTACAGTCCTaaaaaaccaactgtaaagtgttcctgtaggtgtcaggtatcaggtataacgcacacctttttATATTTTCGATATTTAATCAAATAACCTATGAAATCATGTGTAAACATTTCCAACTATTTGACTACCGAATATacatcagtttaaacatttgatatgttttctatgttcccTATTGTGattaaaatatgggtttatgagatctgCAAGtcgttgcattctgtttttattgacgttttttacacagcgtcccaacttttttggagtcgGGGTTGTGTTTCACTACCGAATGAGCTCatatacaaaatataccatcatttaaagCTCAGTAGCATTCGAATGGATTCACTTAGAGACACAAAACcgactgtaaagtgttcatttaTGCGTCAGGTATGAGGCACACCtttcagataaataataaataaggtcattttgaatttgatggcagcaatGGCAAAATTTACACGTGATTTTATAgtttatttgattatatatcaaaaatctaagaggtgtgcattatagctgacacctagatgaacacttcacagttggttttgtgactgtaaatcattcccttcaaatgctattgaagttagaaacgtgtataccaatgtcgtatgtaactttagagacggtcccttaatttgcaaatatttgCTTATATTGAACGTtcagccaactttatgccagtcagTCTGCCCCTGTTTAATGCCATTACTGCTTTCTATTGGGGTTCAGTTTAGAAATCGTCAGGAGTGTCATTCTGTGTCAAATATGTCTTATGTCCATCCATCAACCTGCACACACTGTGGACTGGACACATCCATACACTCACCGTCCCAtattaataggaacacctgtaaaaccatgcagatacagcttgctcacatcagacatcagaatgggggggggggggtgtttccAAGCACTGTTGCTCACTCTgtgaactctagagactgttgtgtgtgaaatcctCAGGAGAtcaatcagtccatacaggattttgtagagattttttttttgtgattgttgcagccaaaaatgctttaaaaaatgttattatttatttaaaaattatttgcgatgcaatttgtgctttttttgcggaaaGCAGCttcaattgcatgaaattgttgtGCGCGGTCTTTCTCAGTGGTGTTTAttggtaaatgagaacttttcgctgtgctcatgtttgatgcatgtgaatcggagagggctttgactgattGCATGCCGTgctgacgtcacatgacgcgtcttggccgagatctgcggtaattttgaaaaattgcaagctcctgcaaagtttgcggagtttgcttgattttgcgttcattccTGCGATCGCGAAATCATGGAGGGACTGATCAAtggtttatgaaatactcaaactagccgTTCtggtcacagagatcacactttttctgcgttctgatatttgatgtgaacattaagtgaaacacttgacctgtatgtgcatgtttttatgcattgtgctgctgccacatgattggctgattagataactgcaagaatgtacaggtgttcctaataaagtggatggtgagtgtatgtgactGTAGATGTGTTCAGAAATCCATATACTTGTCCAAGTAAGTCCtcctaggatttactcctacgctttggatcattgttttgctgcataatccagttgcgttTGAGTTACAACTTACCGACTGAAGactggatattctcctttaggattcatgtttccctcaattattgcaagttgcccaggccctggaacagcaaagcatccccacaccatcacacttccaccaccatgcttgaccataggtatgatgatctttttgtggaattctgtgtttggtttaccccagatgtaacgggacttctgtcttccaaacagttccacttttgacccATCAGTCCACAGAGTCATCAAGgcgtgttttggcaaaattcagacaagccttaatgttcttctgggctagcagtggttttcaaatctccactcttccatggaagccattttccccccagtgtctttctgatagtggagtcatgaacagtgacctttattgatgcaagagaggcctgtagttcctttgatgttgtccttggctctttcgTGACTTCccggatgagtcgttgctgtgctcttggaggaattttgaaaggtcggacacttctgggacggttcactactgtgccgagttttttcatttgtagatagcggctctcactgtggttatttggagtcccagagcatTTGAGATTGCTtcgtaacccttcccagactgatgtatttcaa
This genomic interval carries:
- the c10h1orf53 gene encoding uncharacterized protein C1orf53 homolog isoform X1, with protein sequence MGCDGMCLLQGLCRAARALCNPLKRGEYPVIMSARVCSDCSGFEEVTLMLEHTSETRVKSESSVRQRSVESTESPGRDTLSEQDRLVHSLHQDACKAGKTTYTDPGSGYTVFTEVAHKKRGRCCGNACRHVSPDSCPYGQINVKDSSKKKTFNSAFYV
- the c10h1orf53 gene encoding uncharacterized protein C1orf53 homolog isoform X2 produces the protein MGCDGMCLLQGLCRAARALCNPLKRGEYPVIMSARVCSDCSGFEEVTLMLEHTSETRVKSESSVRQRSVESTESPGRDTLSEQDRLVHSLHQDACKAGKTTYTDPGSGYTVFTEVAHKKRGRCCGNACRHCPYGQINVKDSSKKKTFNSAFYV